The following is a genomic window from Candidatus Binatus sp..
TGCGGGTGATGAACGCCAACGTCGAGAAGGCGCAGAAAGCGGTGTCGCAACTGGCCGGGACGCTCGGCAACCGCCCGCGCAGTTGCGGCTGCGAACACGCGCTGAAGGGAACTATCATCACCGATCGCACCGTAATTTCGCAGGAACGAATCGACGCTTTGCGGCCATTACTAGGAAAGTATCTCTAGCTAATCGAGTTTATACAGGTAGCTAATCGAATGAGTATTGTAGTTGTCGGTTCCGTAGCCTATGACGATGTCGATACAACGCATGGAAATGTAGTCGATGCGTTGGGCGGTTCGGCCAGCTATTTCGCGGTCGCCGCGCGCTTCTTCACGCCCGTCAGCGTGGTGGCGGTCGTAGGCTCCGACTTCAAGGCCGAGGATCGCCAGCGGCTGGCGGAGCGCGGAATCGATCTGCGCGCGCTCGAACAGAAAGAGGGCAGAACCTTCCATTGGCACGGGCGTTATCACGAGGATATGAACAAGCGCGATACGGTGAGCGTCGAGCTGAACGTGTTCGACGGCTTCATGCCGAATCTGCTGGCCGATCAGCGGCGCTGCGACTATTTGTTTCTCGCCAACATCGCGCCGAGCCTTCAGCAGCGGGTGCTCTCGCAAGTCAGCACGCCCAAGCTGGTCGCGGGCGATACGATGAATCTGTGGATCAACGAGACCCGCGACGATCTAATAAAGCTGCTCTCCCGCCTGGATATTCTGACGCTCAACGACGAGGAAGCGCGGATGCTGTCGGGCGAAAGCAACCTGGTGAAAGCGGGTCGCGCGATCCTCGCGATGGGTCCGCGGATGCTGCTGGTCAAGCGCGGCGAATACGGCGTGCTGCAATTCAGCAAGGAAGGGATGTTTGCGGTGCCGGCTTATCCGCTCGAGGAAGTGATCGATCCTACAGGCGCGGGCGATACCTTCGCCGGCGGCATGATGGGATTTCTTGCGCGCAGCGGCCGCGTGAGCGAGTCCTCGCTCAGGACCGCGGTGGTTTACGGCAGCGTGCTGGCGTCGTTCGTGGTCGAGAAATTCTCGCTCGACCGGCTGTTCGAGCTGACCTGGGATGACATCGACAAACGCTACCGCGCATTCATCGACCTTATCGATTCCCATCATGCGAGATGGATTACTCAGTAGTTATTCCGCTATTCAACGAGCGGGATAATCTCGCCCCTCTCCACGCCGAATTGACCGGTGTGATGCGAGCAGTTGGGCATTCCTACGAACTCGTGTTCATCGACGACGGCAGCACCGACGGCGGAATCGAAGTGCTGCGCGAGATCAAAGGCTCGGATCCCGCCGTCCATGTTATTCGGCTCGCGCGAAACTCGGGACAGACGGCGGCGCTCGCGTGCGGCTTCAGGCACGCATCGGGCGATGTGATCGTTGCGCTCGACGCTGATTTGCAAAACGATCCGGCCGACATCCCGCGACTGCTCGCCGCGCTTGACCAGGGTTACGATCTCGCGAGCGGATGGCGCACGGCCCGCTGGCAGAAGGAGAAATTCACTCGCCGGATTCCGTCGATCGCGGCCAATTCGCTGATTTCCGCGATCACCGGCGTGCGACTCCACGATTACGGATGCACCTTCAAGGCGTATCGCCGCGAGTTAGCGCAGAGCCTGAACCTCTACGGCGAGATGCATCGATTCGTGCCGGCGATCGCCGCGGAGCAGGGCGCACGCATCGTCGAAGTTCCGATCGGGTTTCGGCCGCGCCGCGCTGGCATTTCGAAATACGGCCTCGGCCGAATAATTCGCACACTACTCGATCTGGTTACTGTCAAGTTTTTATCTGGCTATTCGACGGCGCCGATTCAGATATTCGGCTTAATAGGCATTGTACTGGGCGGACTTGGTAGTTTGTGGACATTCATATTGGTAATCGAAAAAGTACTGTTCGGTTACACACTGGGTAATCGGCCGGCGCTGCTGCTGGCCGTGTTGCTGGTGGTAGTTGGCGTTCAATTCATCAGTATGGGCTTGCTGGGAGAGATGCTGGCGCGCACCTATCATGAGTCGCAGGGCAAGCCCGTGTATATAATCAAGGAGGAGTTCTAGTACCTCATGAACATCACAGTGGTGGGGACCGGGTATGTCGGTCTGGTCAGCGGAACTTGCTATGCGGAAAGCGGCAACGAGGTTGTCTGTGTTGATATTGACGAACGCCGTATCGCGCAGCTTATCGAGGGCAAGGCGCCGTTTTATGAACCCGGCCTCGAAGAGCTGGTGCGCCGCAATGTGAAGGAGGGACGCCTCCATTTCACGACCGACGTAAGCTACGCGGTGGCGCAATCGATGGTGTCGTACATCGCGGTCGGCACTCCGATGAACGCGACTGGCGCCGCCGATTTGAGCGCGATTTTCAAGGCCGCGGAGGACATCGCCAGGGCCGTCACCGGTTACCACATCATTGCGATCAAGAGCACGGTGCCGGTCGGCACCAATGATCGCGTGAGAGAGATTGTGAACCGGGTCGCGAAGCATCGCATCGACGTTTGCTCGGTGCCTGAATTTCTGAAGGAAGGCTCCGCAATCGAAGATTTCATGCGGCCCGATCGAGTTGTGATCGGCAGCTTGAGCGATCAGGCGAGGGCAATTTTGCGCGAGATTCACAGTCCCTTCGTGCGCACCGACAATCCGATCCTCGAGATGGATCCGAAGTCGGCGGAACTGACTAAGTACGCGTCGAATGCGATGCTTGCGCTGCGCATCTCGTTCATCAACGACATGGCGAATCTATGCGACGCGGTCGGCGCGGATATCAATGCGGTGCGGCGCGGTTTGGGTTCCGATCGGCGGATTGGCTCGTCGTTCCTGTTTCCGGGTATCGGCTATGGCGGTTCGTGTTTTCCGAAAGACGTGCAGGCGCTGATTCACTCGGCGTCCGAAAATGGTCTCGATTTCGCGCTGCTGGCGGCGGCCGAATCGGTCAACATGCGGCAGAAGCGGTTGATCCCGCAGCGCGTGAAGCAGCATTTCGGAGACGATCTCAGCGGCAAGGTATTCGCGGTCTGGGGCACCGCATTCAAGCCGCGCACCGACGATATGCGCGAAGCGCCTTCGCTGGTGGTGATCGAGGAGCTGCTGCGCGCGGGCGCGCAATGCCGGGTGCACGATCCGGAGGCGCTTGAAAACGCGCGCAAGTATTTCGGCGATCGCGTCACCTACCACAAGACCAATTACGAGGCGCTCAAAAACGCCGACGCGCTGCTGATCCTGACTGAGTGGAACGAATTCCGCCGGCCCAATTTCCAGCGCATCAAGAATGAACTCAAGCAGCCGGTGATTTTCGACGGCCGAAACCTGTATGATCCGGATCTCATGAAGGCGCTCGAATTCCGCTACTACTCAGTCGGGCGTCATCCGGTTTAAGAAAAGGGCATTTTTCACATGAGGATTGTGGTAACTGGCGGCGCCGGTTTTATCGGCTCGCATACCGTCGATGCGCTGGTCGCGGCGGGCGCGGATGAAATTTTCGTCCTCGACGATTTATCCAGCGGCAAGCGCAATCAGGTGAATACCAGGGCTGCGTTTTTCCAGGTCGATCTGCGCGACGCTGCCGCGGTAAAAGCCGTCGTCGAGAAGACCAGGCCCGAGGCGATCATCCACTGCGCCGCGCAAATGGACGTGCGGCGATCGGTCGCCGATCCGGCGTTCGACGCGCAAGTCAACGTGGTCGGCTTTCTCAATCTGATCGAAGCCGCGCGTCAGCAAGGCCTCCGTCGTGTCATACTTTCGTCCACCGGCGGCGCGATCTACGGCGAACAGGACGAGTTTCCCTGCACTGAGGATCATCCGCTGCGGCCGGTCAGTCCTTACGGCGTCGCGAAACTGGCCACCGAGGCCTACCTGTTTTTCTACAAAGTTCAGTACGGCATCGATTACGTCGCGCTGCGTTACGGAAATGTTTACGGCCCGCGGCAGGATCCGCACGGCGAGGCGGGCGTCGTCGCGATCTTTTGCGGCAGGATACTCGGCGGCAAGCCGGTTACGATTTTCGGCGACGGCGAACAGACACGCGACTACGTATTCGTCAGCGACGTGGCGCGCGCCAATATCGCGGCGCTCAACTCGACGGCTTCCGGCGTGGCGCTGAATATCGGCACCGGAATCGAGACCAACGTGAATGAACTCTACTCGACGCTCGCCGCGATCGCCGATTTCCCCGCCGCCGCGGAGTATGCCGGTGAGCGCCCCGGCGAGCAGCGCCGTTCCGTGATATCGCCGGCGCGAGCCGCATCGACGATCGCATGGCGTCCCGAGAAAGCGCTCGGCGAAGGGCTCGAGGACACCTTCAAATACTTTAAGGATCGCCGGGGGCGCTCAAATTGATGCGCGCGATCGCCGAACGACAGCTCGCTTACCGCCAACCGCGCGAAGGAGTAGAGCGTCCACTCGCCGTGCAATGACCGAATCATCTTCGATTCGCAATTTTTCGATCATCGCGCATATCGATCACGGCAAGTCCACGCTCGCCGATCGGATCCTCGAGCGCACCGGCGCGCTCACGATGCGCGAATCGAAGGATCAGTTCCTCGATTCGATGGATCTCGAACGCGAACGCGGCATCACGATCAAGGCGCGCTCGGTCCGCCTCGACTACGCCGCCAAGGACGGCAAGAGTTACGTTCTCAACCTGATCGATACGCCCGGCCACGTCGATTTCGCGTACGAAGTGTCGCGCAGCCTTGCGGCGTGCGAAGGAGCGCTGCTGGTCGTCGATGCGAGCCAGGGGGTCGAAGCACAGACGCTCGCCAACGTTTACCTGGCGCTCGATCACGGTCTCGAAATCATTCCGGTGGTCAACAAGATCGATTTGCCGGGCGCCGACATCGAGCGCACGCGCCAGCAGATCGAGGAAGTGATCGGCCTCGACGCGTCCGACGCGATCCTGACCAGCGCGAAGGAGGGCATCGGCATCGCCGAGGTGCTCGAGGCGATCGTCGCGCGAATCCCGCCGCCGAAGCTAGCTCCGGACCAGACTGTCCGCGCGCTCATCTTCGACAGTTGGTACGACGTGTATGAAGGCGTGATCGGTTTGGTGCGCGTTTTTGGCGGCGAACTCAAGCGCGGGATGAAGGTGCTCCTGATGGGCACCGACAAGACCGGCGAAGTGATGCGGCTTGGGCATTTCACGCCGCACGAACGCGCCGCCGAGACGCTCGGGCCGGGCGAAGTTGGCTTCATCGTCGCGAATATTAAGACGGTGGCGGACATGCGGGTCGGCGACACGATCACCGACGCGGACAATCCCGCGACCGAACCGCTGCCCGGCTTCAAGGAATTGAAGCCGATGGTATTCGCCGGGCTTTACCCGACCGAGGCGAACCAGTATGGCGCGCTGCGCGACTCGATCGAGAAGCTAACGCTGAACGACGCGAGCCTGATCTGCGAGCCGGAGACGTCGCAGGCGCTGGGTTTTGGTTTTCGCGCCGGCTTCCTCGGATTGCTGCATATGGAGATCGCGCAGGAGCGGCTCGAGCGCGAATTCGGCATCAATCTGATCGTCACCGCGCCGACCGTCGCGTACCAGGTGCGAAGCATCTCTGGCGAGGTGAAGATCGTTGACAATCCGACGCTGCTGCCGGACGAAAACTCGATCGAGGCGATCGAGGAGCCGTTCATCCTCGCGTCGGTGCATATGCCGGAGGAGTTCCTCGGGGCCGTGATGAAGCTCTGCGAGGATCGCCGCGGTCTGCAACGCGATCTGAAATTCGTCGGCGACAAGCGCGTCATCCTGCACTACGAGTTGCCGCTCGCCGAGATCGTTTTCGATTTTTACGATCGCCTCAAGTCGGTGAGCCGCGGTTACGCGTCGCTGGATTACGAGTTTCTGGACTTCAGGGCCGGGCCTCTGGTTAAATTGGATATTCGCATCAACGGCGAGATCGTGGACGCGCTTTCGATTATTGTGCATCGGGACAAATCCTACGAACGCGGCCGCGCGCTGTGCGAAAAGATGCGCGAGTTGATCCCGCGCCAGATGTTCGACGTCGCGATCCAGGCGTCGATCGGCGCCAAGATTATCGCGCGCGAATCGGTCAAGGCGCTGCGCAAGAACGTAACCGCGAAATGCTACGGCGGCGACATCACGCGCAAACGCAAGCTGCTCGAGAAACAGAAGGAAGGCAAAAAGCGGATGAAGCAGGTCGGTCGCGTCGAAATCCCGCAGGAAGCCTTCCTGGCCCTGCTCAAGGTCGGAGAGTAGGGGATTAGAGTGGCTGAGCCCGCGCGAAACCTGCCGAAATTGCAGTCCTCGGGCGCAAGTCCGGTCCCCGCGGTCGGCGAGCAGCGCAAATCGGTCGTCCGCGAGTACGGCGAGGCGATGTTCGTCGCGCTGATCCTCGCGATCTTCATCCGCACGTTTTTCGTTCAGGCCTACAAGATCCCGTCAGGTTCGATGGAACCGACGCTGCTGATCGGCGACCACATCCTGGTCAACAAAATCGGGTACGGACTCCGCATGCCCGATTCGATCTTCGGCCTGCAGATTCCGGGACTGCCGTACGGCCGCTATTTGTTTCATCTCGAGTCGGTGCATCGCGGCGACGTCGTCGTATTTGTGTTTCCGCCCGACCGCACCAAGGATTTCATCAAGCGCGTGATCGGCATCGCGGGCGACACGATCCAGGTCAAGGACGGCGTGGTCTGGTTGAACGGCGCGAAGATGCCCGATCCGAACGCGCACCTCGAAGTCAGTTCGTCGGATCGCACCGCCGGCTCGCCGCGCGACAACTTCGGTCCGATCACGGTGCCCGCCGGCAAGCTGTTCATGATGGGCGACAATCGCGACCGCAGCTACGACAGCCGGTTTTGGGGCTTCGTCGACGATGACGATGTCGAAGGCCACGCCACCGTGATTTATTGGTCGTGGGACGGTGACGGTTCAAGTGTTCTTCCGATTCGATGGAACCGATTTGGCATGATCGTCCGCTAAACTCGCGCGGGGAGATTCGACGTGGCTGACGAGGCGATGAATCGGCTGGGCGTGATGCTGGAGGAGCTCGGCGCGCGCTTCGAGTTGGTGGTCGAAGCAGTCTCGGGATTTGGGGGACGGCTGGACGCATTGCGCGACGAAATGTTCGGGCAGTTCGCGGAAGTTGGCGGGCAGATTCGATTTTTGTCGGAGCAAATCGCGGAGAATCGGCGCAGCATCATCGTGACGCGCGAGGATCTTGGTGCGGAGATAATTCGCGTCGGAGAAGCGCTCGGCCAGGCGCGCGTCGAGCTCCGCGAAGAATTGAGCAACTCGACGAAGCAACTGCGCGGCGAGATCAAAAGCTCCGCCGAGCAACTTGGGGGAGAGATCAGGGCAGAGATCAAAAGCTCCGCCGAGGAATTACATGGGGAGATCAGCAGCTCGGCTGATCTGCTTCGCGAAGAAATGAAAGTCTCCGCTGAGCAGCTACGCAAGGAGATGAACTCCTCGGCGACGGAACTTCGCGAAGAGATGAGCAAGTCCACGAAGGAACTGCGCGCCGAAATGAAGCAGACCAATAAATCGCTGGCCAATCTATCGCGCAATTTCGATCGCTTCGACGATCGAATCACGGTCCAAACCCGCGATCAGGATCAGCGGCTCAAAAAACTGGAGAAAAAACGCGCGTCGTGAGCGCGCACTTGATTCTGCTCGCCTGCGATCATATTTAGATAGTGACCTTTAACCCGCTACTGAGATGGCGGAAAGGGAAAATCGATGAATCCGTTTTCAAAGTATCCTGGCCGTTCGCGCCGCCGGGATTTTTTTCGGGCGCCGCGATGAATCCCGCGCACACCGTCGTGCTCGACGCCGCGCAGCTTGGCCGCTCGCTCAAGCGTATCGCGATGGAAATCGCGGAGCGCACCGGCGGCGACGATAACCTCGTGCTGGTCGGAATCGTCCGCCGCGGCGCGACGCTCGCCGAACGAATCGCATCCGAGCTGCAAGCGAACGGCAAACGCCAGGTACCGGTCGGCACGCTCGATATCTCGTCCTATCGGGACGACGGCAAAGGCGCGCCCGGCGATCCGCGATTGATTGGCCGCGACATTCCATTCTCGCTCGATGGCAAGCGAGTCGTGCTGGTGGATGACGTCCTCTACACCGGGCGCACCGTCCGCGCAGCGCTCGACGCGATCTCCGACCTGGGTCGCGCCGAATCCGTGCAGCTCGCGGTGCTGGTCGATCGCGGTGAGCGCGAGTTGCCGATCCGCGCCGATTACGTCGGCAAAAATGTTCAGGCGCCGCCTGGACAGCGCGTGTACGTGCGCCTTGCTGAAGTCGACGGGACCGACGCGGTCGTGGTCGGAGAGCGCAAATGATTTCGTGCCTGGCGATCGCCGGGGGCCGGCAACGCTGATGCCTCAACTCGCGAAAATCGATCTGGTCTCGATCGAGGATCTGCAGACCTCAGAGATCGATCGCATCTTCGAACTCGCCGACGAGTTCGCCGACGGGCTCGCGCGCGGCCAGCGGATCGCTTCGGCGTCGGGATTGATCATGGCGACGCTGTTTTACGAACCCTCGACGCGCACGCGCCTAAGCTTCGAGTCCGCGATGCATCGGCTCGGTGGCGGCGTGATCAGTTCGGCAGACATGCAGGCCAGTTCGGCCGCCAAGGGCGAGAGCCTGGCCGATACCGTGCGGGTCGTGAGTTCGTACGCCGACCTGATCGTGCTTCGCCATCCGCACGACGGCGCCGCCCGCGTCGCGGCCGACTACGCGACATGTCCGGTGCTGAACGCCGGCGACGGCAGCCGCGAGCATCCCACGCAGACGCTGTGCGATTTGTACATCCTGCGCCGCAAGAAGGGTCATCTGAAGGGGCTCACCGTCGCGCTTTGCGGCGATCTCAAATTCGGCCGCACGGTGCATTCGCTGATCTATGCCCTCGCGCGCTTCGGCGCGAATATCGTCGCGGTGCCGACCGCCGGGATGGACGTGCCCGGCTATGTCCTCGAGCGCCTGGCCGCCGAACGCAACTACAGTTTTTCCACGGTTACGATGGATGAACTCAAGTCGATCGCGGGCGGGCTCGATGCGCTCTATCTGACGCCGAGCGCGCCGCATCAGATGGCGCTGTTCACCGCCGGTGACGAGATTCAGAAAATTCCCAGCGCGGAACCGCCCGCCGCGCTCGACGCCTTTTACGTCACGCGCATGCAGAAGGAACGCATGACCGCGAAGGACATCAACGCCGGCGACTACGTCCGCTTCGACGCGCGCGCGCTCAAGACCAGCCGCACGCAATCCGCGGTCGTGATGCATCCGTTGCCGCGCACCGACGAACTGGCCTACGAACTCGACGCCGACCCGCGTGCAGTTTATTTCGAGCAAGCGGCCGCGGGAGTGCCGGTGCGGATGGCGCTGATCGCGTGGCTGATCGAAAAGGGCAAGGCGGCGGCGCGTCGTGAAGCGCCCGCGGCTGGCGTTGCGATTCGTTTCAAGGGCGAGGCGTCGCTGCCGCGATGCGCCAATTCTAATTGCATCTCGCGTTTCGAAGGTGCGTATTTGCGGGCGCGATTCACGCTCGCGCGCGGCGTCGATCCTTCGGCGCTGGCGCTGAAATGCGGCTTCTGCGAGCGTGAATTGAAAATCGAATTCGTCGGCCACGTCCGCTCGCATCGCTACTATCGCTACGACGACACGCTGCAAGGCTATGTGCGCCAGTGGATCGAAGAAGGATCGCTGGCGGTGTTCGAAAGCGTGAAGCAGGCCGAGGAGGGCGGCTACGAACCCTACAAGCGCGGCCCGCAACGCGAAATCATGAAGCCGGACGAAATCGCGAGCGCGGTCGAGTCGCTGGCGGATCAGATAATCGCGGACCTGCCGGATCTAACCAGCGTATCGATGGTAGGCGTCGTCAGCCGCGGTGCGATTCTCGCGCTTAGGCTGCGCGATCTAATCGAGCGCAAGACCAGGATTCGGCCGCCGTGCGCTGCGCTGGACGCTTACACTCACGCCGACGCGATGAGCCCGATCGATGGCGCGGAAGATTTCAACGTCGAAGGCCGCACGATCGTGCTGGTGGACGACGTGATCAACAGTGGATGGACCGTGCAGCGCGCGATGGCCACGATTTGGAAGCGCGGCCGTCCCGCCGCCGTCAGGCTCGCAGTGCTGATCGATCGCGGCCATCGCGCGGTGCCGATTCGGCCCAACTACTGCGGCAAAAATATTCCGACTTCGCGGACGGAGCGCGTGCAGGTGAGACTGTCAGCGCCCGGCGTGCATGGAAAAAGCAAAGCGAACGATCGCGTGATGATCTATTCGATCGTCGAGCCGCTCAAGCAACCGGAGCCCGCCAATTGAAAGCGATTCTGCTCAAAGGCGGCAGAGTGATCGATCCCGCGAGCGGAATCGACGAAGTCTGTGACGTGATTCTTCGCCACGGCGAAATCGAAGCGGTCGAAGCGCTCCTCAGCAACGCACCCGACGACGCTAATGTGATTGACGTCGCGGGATGCTGGGTGATGCCTGGCCTGATCGATCCGCACGTACATCTGCGCGACCCTGGTTTTCCGGAAAAGGAAACCATCGCAAGCGGTCTTCGCGCCGCGGCGGCCGGGGGCTTCAGCGCAGTCGCCGCGATGGCCAACACGTCGCCGGTGAACGACACGCGCGAAATCACCGCCTACATGCTCGAGCGCGCCAAAGGCGTCAGGGCGGCGCGCCTGGTGCCCGTATCTGCGGTGACGCGCGGCCTGCGCGGCGTCGAGCCGGTCGATTTCGCCGCGATGATTGAGGCGGGCGCGCGGATGTTCTCCGACGACGGCATCCCGATCGACGATCCGGTGATTCTGTCGCGCGCGCTCGAAGAAATATCGCGGCTCGGATTCGCGACGTCGCTGCATGAAGAAGATCGCGCGCTCTCGCGCGATGCGGCGCTGAACGCCGGCGAAGTCTCGAAGCGGCTGGGCGTGAGCGGCGTGCCCGTGTCTGCCGAAGCGGAGCGCGTGCGGCGCGATCTCGCGCTCGCAATCGGTTCCGGCGCCGCGGTTCATATTGCGCATGCTTCGACCGCGGAAACTTTCGACTTGATTCGAGCGGCGCGCCATCACGGCGCCCACGTAAGTTGCGAAGTCGCGCCTCATCATTTCGCGCTCGATGAAACCGCGGCGCTGACTTGGGGTCCAAACGCGAAGATGAATCCTCCGCTCCGCAGTCGCGCCGACGTTGAGGCTGTCCACGAGGCGATTCGCGACGGCACCGCCGATATGATTGCCTCCGATCATGCGCCGCACGACCCCAAGTCGAAGCAGATGGACTCGCTGGCGGGATACTTCGGTCCTGGCCGCGAGCCGCCGCGCCTCGATCACGAGCTCGCGAACATCTTTGAGCACGCCGCCAACGGAATCGTCGGACTCGAAACGTCGGTCGGTCTCGCGCTCGACCTGGTGCATCGATCGTTGATCCAGCCCGCGCGATTCGTTGCGATGATGTCGCTCAATCCTGCGACGCTGCTCCGGCTTGAAGCCGGCACGTTGGCTCCAGGAGCGGCTGCCGACGTAACCGTGATCGATCCAAATCTCGATTGGGTCGTCGAGCCGGGAAAATTTCTGTCGAAGAGCCGCAACACCCCATTCGCCGGGAGAAGGCTTCGCGGCAAGGCAATTCTGACTCTGGTCGGCGGTGAAATCGTGTACGACGGAAGGAAGGGCGCGGTTCGATGAATACCCGGCGCGAGGCGATTCTGGCGCTCGCCGACGGCAGAATCTTTCGCGGGCGCGCGTTCGGCGCGATCGGCGAGACGGTCGGTGAAGTCGTATTCAACACCGCGATGACCGGCTACCAGGAAGTGCTCACCGACCCGTCGTACAGGGGCCAACTCGTCTGCATGACCTATCCGCAAATCGGCAACGTCGGAACCAACGCCGAGGACGTTGAGTCGCGACGCGTATTTGTCGACGGATTCATCGTGAAGGAATACCTCGAGCGCCCGTCTAACTGGCGCGCGCAGATGGCGCTCGGCGAGTATCTCGAAGCAGCGCGCGTGGTCGGAATCGAAGGCATCGACACGCGAGCGCTGGTGCGTCATTTGCGCACGCATGGCGCTCAGGAGGGCGTCATCTCGAGCGTCGATCTGGATCCGGCGTCGCTGGTCGCCAAAGCGAAGGCATCGCCAGGATTGGTCGGCCGCGATCTCGTGAAGGAAATCACTTGCGCGGAGCCCTATGATTGGGAGGTCGGCGATTGGGAACTGGGCTCCGGCTACCGGGTTGCGAGCAAAGCGTCGCTCGCCGGCGCGCCGATGGTGGTCGCGCTCGATTACGGAATCAAGCTCAACATTCTGCGACGGCTGGTATCGACCGGCTTTCGCGTGAAGGTACTGCCGGCCGGATTTAGCGCGGAGCAGATTCTGTCGTACGATCCCGACGGCATCTTTCTTTCCAACGGACCCGCCGATCCGGCGGCGTTGCCGTATGCGCGCGATGCGGTCGCAGGCGTGCTCGGCAAGAAACCGGTTTTCGGAATCTGCCTCGGTCATCAGATTCTCGGACTCGCGCTTGGCGGCAAAACCTATAAGCTCGATTTCGGGCATCACGGCGCGAATCATCCGGTGATGGATTTGCGCACGCGCCGCGTCGAAATCACGTCGCACAATCATGGCTTCGCGGTCGAGTCGGAATCGCTCGCGGGGCGGGCTGAACTGTCGCATCTGAATCTCAACGACAAAACCCTCGAGGGGCTCCGCGGAACCGGCGTGCCGTTTTTTTCGGTGCAGTATCATCCCGAAGCATCGCCCGGCCCCCACGATTCGAGTTACCTCTTTTCGCGCTTCAAAAAATTGATCGAGGCATTTCCGCGCTTTGGCGCGGACGCGCTCGATCGAATCGTTGCGGATGAGCGTGCCGAACAGCGATGAGCGCAGCTTCAAAATCATCGTCAACTTTATTTTCCCGGGAATCTCAAATTGCCGCTTCGTAAAGATCTGAAATCGGTACTGTTGATCGGCTCCGGTCCAATCGTGATCGGCCAGGCGTGCGAGTTCGACTATTCCGGCACCCAGGCGGCCAAGGCATTGCGCGAGGAAGGCTTGCGCCTCATCCTCGTCAATTCAAATCCCGCCACTATCATGACCGATCCGGAGTTGGCGGACCGCACCTACATCGAGCCGATGACGGCCGCGGTGCTCACCAAAATTATCGAGCGCGAGCGTCCCGATTCGTTGCTGCCAACCGTCGGCGGCCAGACCGCGCTGAATCTCGCGATCGAGTTGGCCGAGACCGGCGTGCTGGATCGATTCAAGTGCGAATTGATCGGCGCGAAACTGCCGGCCATCAAGAAGGCCGAAGATCGCGATCTGTTCAAGCAGGCGATGCTCAAAATCGGGCTCGAGGTGCCGCGCTCGGCGATCGCGCATTCTGCGAGCGAGGCGCGCCGCATCCTTGACGAACTCGGCCTGCCGCTGATCATTCGCCCCTCGCGCACGCTGGGCGGAACCGGCGGTTCAATTGCGCGCGACCTTGACGATTACCACGCGAAGGTCGCCCACGGACTCGAGCAATCGCCCAGCCATGAAGTATTGATCGAGCAATCGATCGAAGGCTGGAAGGAATTCGAGCTTGAGGTGATGCGTGACTGCGCCGACAACGTCGTCATCGTATGCTCGATCGAAAACCTGGATCCAATGGGCGTGCATACCGGCGATTCGATCACGGTCGCGCCGGCGCAAACGCTCACCGACAAGGAATATCAACTG
Proteins encoded in this region:
- a CDS encoding PfkB family carbohydrate kinase, with amino-acid sequence MSIVVVGSVAYDDVDTTHGNVVDALGGSASYFAVAARFFTPVSVVAVVGSDFKAEDRQRLAERGIDLRALEQKEGRTFHWHGRYHEDMNKRDTVSVELNVFDGFMPNLLADQRRCDYLFLANIAPSLQQRVLSQVSTPKLVAGDTMNLWINETRDDLIKLLSRLDILTLNDEEARMLSGESNLVKAGRAILAMGPRMLLVKRGEYGVLQFSKEGMFAVPAYPLEEVIDPTGAGDTFAGGMMGFLARSGRVSESSLRTAVVYGSVLASFVVEKFSLDRLFELTWDDIDKRYRAFIDLIDSHHARWITQ
- a CDS encoding glycosyltransferase family 2 protein is translated as MDYSVVIPLFNERDNLAPLHAELTGVMRAVGHSYELVFIDDGSTDGGIEVLREIKGSDPAVHVIRLARNSGQTAALACGFRHASGDVIVALDADLQNDPADIPRLLAALDQGYDLASGWRTARWQKEKFTRRIPSIAANSLISAITGVRLHDYGCTFKAYRRELAQSLNLYGEMHRFVPAIAAEQGARIVEVPIGFRPRRAGISKYGLGRIIRTLLDLVTVKFLSGYSTAPIQIFGLIGIVLGGLGSLWTFILVIEKVLFGYTLGNRPALLLAVLLVVVGVQFISMGLLGEMLARTYHESQGKPVYIIKEEF
- a CDS encoding UDP-glucose/GDP-mannose dehydrogenase family protein, yielding MNITVVGTGYVGLVSGTCYAESGNEVVCVDIDERRIAQLIEGKAPFYEPGLEELVRRNVKEGRLHFTTDVSYAVAQSMVSYIAVGTPMNATGAADLSAIFKAAEDIARAVTGYHIIAIKSTVPVGTNDRVREIVNRVAKHRIDVCSVPEFLKEGSAIEDFMRPDRVVIGSLSDQARAILREIHSPFVRTDNPILEMDPKSAELTKYASNAMLALRISFINDMANLCDAVGADINAVRRGLGSDRRIGSSFLFPGIGYGGSCFPKDVQALIHSASENGLDFALLAAAESVNMRQKRLIPQRVKQHFGDDLSGKVFAVWGTAFKPRTDDMREAPSLVVIEELLRAGAQCRVHDPEALENARKYFGDRVTYHKTNYEALKNADALLILTEWNEFRRPNFQRIKNELKQPVIFDGRNLYDPDLMKALEFRYYSVGRHPV
- a CDS encoding NAD-dependent epimerase/dehydratase family protein; the encoded protein is MRIVVTGGAGFIGSHTVDALVAAGADEIFVLDDLSSGKRNQVNTRAAFFQVDLRDAAAVKAVVEKTRPEAIIHCAAQMDVRRSVADPAFDAQVNVVGFLNLIEAARQQGLRRVILSSTGGAIYGEQDEFPCTEDHPLRPVSPYGVAKLATEAYLFFYKVQYGIDYVALRYGNVYGPRQDPHGEAGVVAIFCGRILGGKPVTIFGDGEQTRDYVFVSDVARANIAALNSTASGVALNIGTGIETNVNELYSTLAAIADFPAAAEYAGERPGEQRRSVISPARAASTIAWRPEKALGEGLEDTFKYFKDRRGRSN
- the lepA gene encoding translation elongation factor 4, which translates into the protein MTESSSIRNFSIIAHIDHGKSTLADRILERTGALTMRESKDQFLDSMDLERERGITIKARSVRLDYAAKDGKSYVLNLIDTPGHVDFAYEVSRSLAACEGALLVVDASQGVEAQTLANVYLALDHGLEIIPVVNKIDLPGADIERTRQQIEEVIGLDASDAILTSAKEGIGIAEVLEAIVARIPPPKLAPDQTVRALIFDSWYDVYEGVIGLVRVFGGELKRGMKVLLMGTDKTGEVMRLGHFTPHERAAETLGPGEVGFIVANIKTVADMRVGDTITDADNPATEPLPGFKELKPMVFAGLYPTEANQYGALRDSIEKLTLNDASLICEPETSQALGFGFRAGFLGLLHMEIAQERLEREFGINLIVTAPTVAYQVRSISGEVKIVDNPTLLPDENSIEAIEEPFILASVHMPEEFLGAVMKLCEDRRGLQRDLKFVGDKRVILHYELPLAEIVFDFYDRLKSVSRGYASLDYEFLDFRAGPLVKLDIRINGEIVDALSIIVHRDKSYERGRALCEKMRELIPRQMFDVAIQASIGAKIIARESVKALRKNVTAKCYGGDITRKRKLLEKQKEGKKRMKQVGRVEIPQEAFLALLKVGE